TCCCCGTTGAAGATTGAGTGAGACCAGGTCGAATCCTCCTCCTCCAGGGAGGCCGAAGAGGAAACCCCTTACGTCGTCGATGATATAGTTGTCGACCTTTTGCGCGCGATTGTTCGCGAGCCCTCGAAGTAACGGGTCAATCCCTCCTTCATTGATGAGACGCCCTGGAGCAAAAAATGCCTCTCGCAGCGGTAAATGGCCTTCCCGAATCGACTTTCCATCTTTACCCAGTCGGAGTAATACCGGTGAGAGCAGGGTATGGCCCACACGATAGGCAGCCGTACTGAACTCATTGCCAATATCGGGATTGACCCCACGCTTGTACCCGGTGTAGGGCCTCAGGGCATTGGGTCCGAGGAGTACGGGGAGAAATTCCTTATAGGTGATGACCTGGATCAACGCCCCGACCCAGATCCTCGCGGCTTCGTAAATGGCATCCTCGCTTAATCGGGGGGAATTGGCATGCATGAGGTCGGCCAGGCGATTATGTTCCCGCATGAACAACGTATGCATGGCCGTCAGCCCCACTTGCTCATTGGCTCGCACATCTCCCGCCACAAATAGCGTGGGAGCGGGACCGCCCTGGTTAGGCAGGCCGATGGTATTGAACGGCAGCAAATTGCCCGGGCTGGTTTTCAGCCGGCCTGTTCCGTCAGTGGCTCTAAGGGCCGCGGCGCGTACCGGGTCGGAGCCATACACCATCGATGCGTCGATGAACGCTGTGATTTGGTTCATTTGCTGCCGTGGATTCCGGGAATCCGTCCCGGTAGCCGGATCATAGGTGGACCGGTTCAGCGACATGTGCTGTGTTCCGGTTGATTGTGGATCGAAGTGAGGATCGCCTGTCGGGATTTGAATATGGAAGGGTTCGAGGGGGTCTGCCCCCTCGGTCAGGTCGATATCGTGGTCGATGAATTGTCCCCATTGCCAGATAAAGTCCGAGGCCGATTTTTCGTTGTAGATCGCTTTGTCTTGGGCGGCCACCGTATTGGAAATGTCACGGACATTTGGCCGGTTGGAGCCGGCAGGTGTCCAGCTACCATTTTCGTAATCCGGTTTAACCTG
The sequence above is a segment of the Nitrospira sp. MA-1 genome. Coding sequences within it:
- a CDS encoding peroxidase family protein; the encoded protein is MNRTFQNKKIVPAWTRSVLAGSVLIALIGTLLPETFAQENRPNVGRDNHDRRPGANRDNPETRPDHGWNNLEIRAIDGRNNNVQNPDWGSANSQLLRQVKPDYENGSWTPAGSNRPNVRDISNTVAAQDKAIYNEKSASDFIWQWGQFIDHDIDLTEGADPLEPFHIQIPTGDPHFDPQSTGTQHMSLNRSTYDPATGTDSRNPRQQMNQITAFIDASMVYGSDPVRAAALRATDGTGRLKTSPGNLLPFNTIGLPNQGGPAPTLFVAGDVRANEQVGLTAMHTLFMREHNRLADLMHANSPRLSEDAIYEAARIWVGALIQVITYKEFLPVLLGPNALRPYTGYKRGVNPDIGNEFSTAAYRVGHTLLSPVLLRLGKDGKSIREGHLPLREAFFAPGRLINEGGIDPLLRGLANNRAQKVDNYIIDDVRGFLFGLPGGGGFDLVSLNLQRGRDHGLASYNDARLALGLSPAVSFDDITKNREVQERLEAAYGSVELVDLWMGGVSEDHRPGTLVGNLFYTILVDQFERLRDGDRFFYLNGFPTFEIKKLEETTLADIIRRNTSIDREIQDNVFLVSQKDNRQRRR